Proteins from a genomic interval of Ramlibacter algicola:
- a CDS encoding type I restriction enzyme HsdR N-terminal domain-containing protein, translated as MREVEMQALRSEDDIRAKVVVPWLLAHGFPIAALSIEFSFRIRLGRSVLGVSGGATSRHQSKAIHSPRADVLVRNDRGDNLLIVEVKAPGEPLDDRARDQGISYARCIAEGNIAPYVVLTNGESTRVFDSISRLELGRDVRLSDACSSRTFYVTPDELSLRAEALEALISFSPENLMAFCDAQARFRMKPLLGEGVDSDKKFIPELFVEREDIAFRLADALDVKGHRVTLLTGHPQVGKTNVVCHAVLNRLAAGQPCLFYPAMGLQKSLLAELAHDFEWEFSGASDTYSQLARKLNNVLQRANKRLTIFIDGLNETSVQLARAIDADCSRVSGDRVQIVISFTHSSAPRILRDAGGNSSYLAEEAGISAHGANLIALDPEAAVRTNDWNLIHVSRYSPEERDRAYEVYASAYRVTVPKKSHKKTRDPYVLGIAMREYRGGQLPDSLDEPSLLRRFLDSKMGRAVGLEEYNIPLCLRELGREMIRAGAPVPIEALCRIWSHPIAQKIPSGFFESALLMTEVDAHGQLSVDFYYGRERDYVIACMAQEWPEKLRAHDDMEAEFSASVATCAGSDALAWFLRQPAHVEMLAALPGGVPIYSDPRVRRTLLSSLCEYTSTQGVEVREVLRFAVTSAMNDPDNLARIEAVKLVAMASDEPNDLASVLGHDSSLSDLIEAILGIGEEFPFKAEDAGQVVLDALRTLHWDFGDSDDDGTSLISHILIGLSEHPAANVRKEANTCLGYAAPFAFVQSLAEKIARQSEHIRQDNFGEFAEGIRNAAGELSESYYGSMCPGALEAILENPDYQADEYLKMSRALGPIIAVFGGIDGTDTFQSILEDLGRGLSEATDAAPNVSYVDTRTLPLRFEDEGK; from the coding sequence ATGCGAGAAGTGGAGATGCAAGCGCTTAGGTCCGAAGACGACATCCGAGCGAAGGTCGTGGTGCCTTGGTTGCTTGCGCACGGGTTCCCGATTGCAGCGTTGTCCATCGAGTTCTCATTTCGCATTCGGCTTGGCAGATCCGTCTTGGGGGTCAGCGGCGGAGCAACGTCTCGTCACCAAAGTAAGGCGATCCACTCTCCCCGTGCTGATGTCCTTGTTCGCAATGATCGTGGCGACAATTTGCTGATCGTTGAAGTCAAGGCGCCCGGCGAGCCACTTGACGACCGAGCGCGAGATCAAGGCATCTCCTATGCCAGATGCATCGCGGAAGGAAACATCGCTCCCTACGTGGTGTTGACCAACGGCGAGAGCACTCGTGTTTTTGACAGCATTTCGAGGCTAGAGCTCGGTCGGGACGTGCGACTGAGCGACGCTTGCAGTTCCAGGACTTTCTACGTCACGCCGGACGAACTCTCGCTCAGGGCAGAAGCTCTCGAGGCGCTTATATCGTTTTCGCCGGAGAACCTGATGGCGTTCTGCGATGCGCAGGCGCGCTTCCGCATGAAGCCGTTGCTCGGCGAAGGAGTCGACTCGGACAAAAAATTCATTCCCGAACTCTTTGTGGAGAGGGAGGACATTGCGTTTCGCCTCGCCGATGCGCTCGACGTCAAAGGCCATCGCGTCACCCTGCTGACAGGGCATCCGCAAGTTGGAAAAACCAATGTCGTTTGCCACGCCGTTCTCAATCGGCTTGCCGCCGGGCAACCTTGCCTCTTCTATCCTGCCATGGGATTGCAGAAGTCACTGTTGGCCGAGCTCGCGCACGACTTCGAATGGGAGTTTTCCGGAGCATCGGACACCTACAGCCAGTTGGCGCGCAAATTGAACAATGTCTTGCAGCGAGCGAACAAGAGGCTGACCATCTTTATTGATGGTTTGAACGAGACAAGCGTTCAGCTCGCGCGCGCGATCGACGCCGACTGCAGCCGAGTTTCCGGCGATCGCGTCCAGATCGTGATCTCGTTCACCCACAGCTCGGCGCCAAGAATACTCAGAGATGCTGGTGGAAACTCTTCCTATCTTGCCGAGGAGGCTGGCATTTCCGCTCACGGCGCAAATCTGATTGCCCTTGACCCCGAGGCAGCCGTCAGGACGAACGACTGGAATCTCATTCACGTGAGCCGATACTCCCCCGAAGAACGCGATCGGGCATATGAGGTTTACGCGTCCGCGTATCGAGTGACCGTTCCAAAGAAGTCTCACAAGAAGACACGCGATCCTTACGTGCTTGGCATCGCGATGCGGGAATACCGGGGAGGACAGCTACCCGATTCATTGGACGAGCCGAGCCTTCTCCGACGTTTCCTCGACAGCAAGATGGGACGCGCCGTCGGTTTAGAGGAATACAACATTCCTCTTTGCCTGCGGGAGCTCGGAAGGGAAATGATTCGCGCTGGCGCGCCAGTGCCTATAGAGGCCCTCTGCCGGATATGGTCGCATCCGATAGCTCAAAAGATTCCGAGCGGCTTCTTCGAGTCTGCACTGTTGATGACCGAGGTGGACGCGCACGGTCAACTGTCAGTGGACTTTTACTACGGGCGTGAGAGGGACTATGTCATCGCCTGCATGGCGCAAGAGTGGCCGGAGAAACTGCGGGCCCACGACGACATGGAGGCGGAGTTCTCCGCCTCCGTTGCGACTTGCGCCGGAAGCGACGCCTTAGCCTGGTTCTTGCGGCAACCAGCCCATGTGGAGATGTTGGCGGCGCTCCCCGGGGGCGTTCCGATCTACTCGGATCCTCGCGTGCGGCGAACCTTGCTGTCGTCATTGTGCGAATACACGTCGACGCAGGGCGTCGAAGTCCGGGAAGTGCTTCGCTTCGCAGTGACCAGCGCAATGAACGATCCAGACAATCTTGCCCGCATTGAAGCGGTCAAGCTGGTGGCGATGGCCTCCGACGAACCCAATGATCTGGCGTCTGTGCTCGGACATGATTCGTCACTGAGTGATCTCATTGAGGCCATTCTCGGCATCGGCGAAGAGTTTCCATTCAAGGCGGAGGACGCGGGCCAAGTCGTGCTGGACGCGCTCCGAACCTTGCATTGGGACTTTGGCGACTCAGACGATGACGGGACTTCTCTGATAAGCCACATCTTGATTGGTCTTAGCGAGCACCCTGCGGCGAACGTTCGCAAGGAAGCAAACACCTGTCTCGGCTACGCGGCGCCTTTTGCGTTTGTGCAGAGTCTTGCTGAGAAGATCGCGCGGCAGTCGGAACACATACGCCAAGACAACTTTGGTGAATTCGCGGAAGGGATCAGAAATGCCGCTGGCGAATTGAGCGAGTCCTACTACGGCAGCATGTGTCCAGGAGCGCTTGAGGCCATCTTGGAAAATCCCGACTACCAAGCTGACGAATACCTCAAGATGAGTCGCGCCCTCGGTCCCATCATTGCCGTTTTTGGCGGAATTGACGGCACCGACACCTTTCAGTCAATCTTGGAAGACCTCGGTCGAGGCTTGTCCGAGGCGACGGACGCCGCGCCAAATGTCTCCTATGTCGACACGCGCACCCTTCCTTTGCGTTTTGAAGACGAAGGCAAGTAG